A window of the Fulvia fulva chromosome 3, complete sequence genome harbors these coding sequences:
- a CDS encoding Transcription factor kojR, translating into MAATESDQSPNGNSSSSTTQKRQRAKQACCGKGDAMETCRVICVHSSNTSVTLVGLVMITICNLSLLTMRTEKHPRKRSKLVEQHALTDGPDSPEHIKAELGTAEQPCAEDVVKMRSMEANSGIAFTRLLGQRLDPSSGPKLFTFGWNLGSSTYAPPVAPLVTDYLDQDQMCSLARLHFANVHPIYGFLDRDWIMKNVSLRWSHPELCQVPDHMLCGIAAVGALFSAETAIIAVLPNLPDIVEAQKKALESTSTMQPATLTDVQSWILRCLYLRATDHPHATWIATCTTMHLVEAVGLQFEVSSSVLHPAANDAHNDPEIRRRAFWVARMLNSWVSFEYGRTRVALRGITAQLPAYRKGDYTLDYINLYSISCCLDPETSDKAGQWEDFLDRLDAYEPKHDGIALSKANLGLCGYRRLRLSNPTLSTEIINKIINIGLRGLEAARRMAERGLPWWHVANVPFQVICVFLAMDGRESLSHLATAMRTLEFVVEKFRTVAMKEALRTARFLVRLSKKRKDEDSEVLGLSLKKHSVDGDPHPENLKAPQQQTPQVNGTAPVPVEENAMTVSSNEDWNLDVLNDTQFDWNYFLTHDMPAFNTFAPDGTM; encoded by the exons ATGGCTGCCACGGAATCAGATCAGAGCCCCAATGGCAACAGTAGCTCATCTACCACACAGAAGCGACAGCGCGCCAAACAGGCAT GCTGCGGAAAAGGCGATGCGATGGAAACCTGCCGTGTAATATGTGTACACAGTTCGAATACAAGT GTTACTTTGGTCGGCCTCGTCATGATCACGATATGCAACCTGTCGTTGCTGACTATGCGAACAGAGAAGCACCCCCGAAAACGCAGCAAGTTGGTCGAACAACATGCTCTCACCGACGGTCCAGACAGTCCGGAGCACATCAAGGCTGAGCTCGGAACCGCAGAACAGCCTTGCGCGGAAGATGTCGTCAAGATGCGATCAATGGAGGCGAATTCTGGAATAGCATTCACTCGATTATTAGGCCAACGACTCGATCCATCAAGTGGCCCTAAGCTTTTTACTTTTGGCTGGAATCTGGGCAGCAGTACATACGCCCCACCTGTTGCTCCTCTGGTGACAGACTACTTGGACCAAGACCAGATGTGCTCGTTAGCGCGGCTGCACTTTGCGAATGTGCATCCTATATACGGCTTCCTCGACAGGGACTGGATCATGAAGAATGTCTCACTGCGTTGGTCTCACCCCGAGCTGTGCCAAGTACCTGATCACATGCTTTGCGGCATTGCGGCAGTGGGAGCCCTGTTCTCGGCCGAGACAGCTATCATTGCAGTGTTGCCAAATTTGCCTGATATCGTGGAAGCACAGAAAAAGGCCTTGGAGAGCACGAGTACTATGCAACCAGCAACATTAACGGACGTTCAGTCGTGGATCTTGAGGTGCCTGTACTTGCGAGCTACTGACCATCCACACGCTACCTGGATCGCGACTTGCACCACAATGCATCTCGTGGAAGCAGTCGGGCTACAGTTCGAAGTCAGCAGTTCTGTCCTGCATCCTGCGGCCAATGACGCACACAACGATCCAGAGATCCGACGGCGTGCGTTCTGGGTCGCGAGAATGCTGAACTCGTGGGTCAGCTTCGAATACGGACGAACTCGTGTGGCGTTGCGTGGCATCACCGCACAACTTCCTGCATATCGAAAAGGCGACTATACCCTCGACTACATCAATCTGTACAGTATATCATGCTGCCTGGATCCCGAGACATCGGACAAGGCTGGTCAATGGGAAGACTTTCTCGATAGACTAGACGCTTACGAACCGAAGCATGATGGCATTGCTCTCTCGAAAGCAAATCTTGGTCTTTGCGGGTATCGACGTCTACGCTTATCCAATCCAACCCTGTCGACCGAGATCATCAACAAGATTATCAACATTGGACTGAGAGGTCTAGAAGCGGCGAGACGAATGGCCGAAAGAGGTTTACCCTGGTGGCACGTTGCCAACGTTCCGTTCCAGGTCATCTGTGTCTTCCTGGCAATGGATGGTAGAGAGTCTCTTTCGCATCTGGCCACTGCTATGCGCACGCTAGAGTTCGTCGTCGAGAAGTTCCGCACGGTCGCGATGAAGGAGGCACTCCGAACAGCTCGTTTCCTGGTTCGACTTTCCAAGAAGCGCAAGGATGAGGATTCCGAAGTGCTCGGGCTCAGTCTTAAGAAGCACTCAGTGGATGGTGACCCGCATCCCGAGAACCTGAAGGCCCCTCAGCAGCAGACTCCGCAAGTCAATGGCACAGCGCCGGTACCTGTGGAAGAGAACGCAATGACGGTATCTAGCAACGAGGACTGGAATCTGGATGTGCTGAACGATACTCAGTTCGACTGGAACTACTTCTTGACTCACGACATGCCAGCCTTCAACACATTCGCACCGGATGGGACAATGTAG
- a CDS encoding Splicing factor U2AF subunit: protein EEPRAASCPSLVPHPSTHTHTTRFDERRISYHPRSSLTTATPTPRLDLLTDTQPSKRGRLARDTHSSRDDRGGDRRRDRDGDRRDRRRSRSPHGRSRRDGPEVDSYSSSRGYREREREDRYSGGGGDGGGGNRRDDRDWGRDRGSARRDARRDDDGDRRRDRRGGDRGGGDDLFSDRRGGGRRDNRDRKDDGGGGGDRGRDRDDMRQLERQTARKSASPPPRKPKEPTPDLTEVTSILERKRRLTQWDIKPPGYENVTAEQAKLSGMFPLPGAPRQQPMDPQKLQAFMNQPGGEANKTALKPSTARQSKRLLIYNLPASATEDSIMDFFNLQLNGLNVTRGADPCISAQLSQDKTYALLEFKTPEDATNAMAFDGINMEPEAMVTNGNENGSARGLEIKRPKEYIVPVVTDDTENDAGVLSDVVPDTQNKISITNIPAYVDEDQTKELLNSFGELKNFVLVKYSSTGESRGIAFCEYKDPNSTKVAVESLNGMTLGDAAMKVRLASVGIQQVSGEMSVNAMSLMAGTARTDGEGGRVLSLMNMITPEELMDPDEADEILEDVKEECAKYGPLLDVKMPRPTGGSRQSNGIGKIYLKYESPESAAKALAALAGRKFADRTVVVTYFAEEYFDVNAW, encoded by the exons GAAGAACCACGAGCAGCATCTTGTCCGTCGCTCGTACCACATCCCTCCACCCACACGCACACCACCCGCTTCGATGAGCGGCGTATAAGCTACCACCCGCGGTCTTCTCTAACCACAGCAACACCCACACCGCGACTCGACCTCCTCACTGACACGCAGCCATCAAAACGCGGCCGACTAGCGCGAGACACGCAC TCCTCTCGCGACGACCGAGGCGGCGACCGACGACGAGACCGCGATGGCGACCGGCGCGACCGCAGACGTTCGCGCTCTCCACATGGTAGGTCCCGTCGTGATGGCCCCGAGGTAGACAGCTACTCCTCAAGTCGAGGCTACCGAGAGAGAGAGCGGGAGGACCGATATTCTGGCGGCGGTGGCGACGGCGGAGGCGGCAACAGGCGTGATGATAGAGATTGGGGCAGAGACCGCGGATCAGCTCGCAGGGACGCACGCAGAGACGACGACGGAGATCGACGTAGGGACCGACGAGGTGGAGATCGCGGTGGAGGCGATGACCTGTTCTCCGACAGACGTGGTGGTGGACGACGCGATAACCGTGATCGCAAAGACGATGGCGGCGGGGGCGGAGATCGTGGCCGCGACCGCGATGATATGCGCCAGCTCGAGCGCCAAACGGCTCGTAAAAGCGCCTCGCCTCCACCACGCAAGCCAAAGGAGCCTACACCAGACCTCACAGAAGTGACTTCAATCTTGGAGAGGAAGCGCCGATTGACACAGTGGGATATCAAGCCTCCTGGTTATGAGAATGTCACTGCCGAGCAGGCTAAGCTGTCTGGCATGTTCCCGCTGCCAGGTGCACCAAGACAGCAGCCAATGGACCCTCAGAAGTTGCAGGCCTTCATGAATCAACCTGGTGGCGAAGCTAATAAGACAGCGCTGAAGCCATCTACTGCTCGCCAGTCCAAGCGTCTGTTGATCTATAACCTCCCAGCTTCCGCAACCGAAGACAGCATTATGGACTTTTTCAACCTGCAGCTCAATGGCTTGAACGTCACCCGTGGAGCCGATCCTTGTATCTCAGCTCAGCTGAGTCAGGACAAAACCTACGCCCTGCTCGAGTTCAAGACACCTGAAGATGCAACGAACGCCATGGCCTTTGACGGCATCAACATGGAGCCAGAGGCCATGGTCACCAACGGCAACGAGAATGGCAGCGCCAGAGGTCTCGAAATCAAGAGGCCTAAGGAGTACATCGTACCAGTTGTGACCGATGACACCGAGAACGACGCTGGTGTACTTTCTGATGTCGTGCCAGACACACAGAACAAAATCTCCATCACTAACATCCCGGCTTATGTGGACGAGGACCAGACCAAGGAGCTCTTGAACTCCTTTGGCGAGCTCAAGAATTTCGTCCTCGTGAAATATTCGTCCACCGGCGAGTCTCGAGGCATCGCCTTCTGCGAATACAAAGATCCAAACTCTACTAAGGTTGCGGTGGAGTCATTGAACGGCATGACGTTGGGAGATGCCGCCATGAAGGTCAGGCTTGCCAGTGTTGGTATTCAGCAGGTTAGCGGCGAGATGAGTGTCAACGCCATGAGCTTGATGGCAGGTACGGCCAGAACCGATGGCGAGGGTGGTCGCGTCTTGTCACTGATGAACATGATCACGCCGGAGGAGCTGATGGACCCGGACGAGGCCGATG AAATCCTCGAGGATGTCAAGGAAGAGTGCGCCAAGTATGGTCCCCTACTCGACGTCAAGATGCCTCGACCTACCGGCGGCTCTCGCCAGAGCAACGGCATCGGCAAGATCTACCTCAAGTACGAGTCGCCAGAAAGTGCAGCAAAAGCACTGGCGGCATTGGCAGGCAGGAAGTTCGCCGACCGTACTGTTGTGGTCACGTATTTTGCCGAAGAGTACTTCGACGTCAATGCGTGGTAG
- a CDS encoding LanC-like protein GCR2 — protein MPPRYFKNDAPLARRDPRRQLEASLTRLVNEHPPSEIKPGGGLFKGPVSVAYTFLVLQQMYPDLVIESVALGTWSAAYLKQAQDNIAQYPGPSAGKCGITDDILSLLAIGAASSKDADMVANLCDYSAEAIDPDTENELLYGRAGYLYLLRMVKASFIDDEKTLQLITDTQDDVIDTILDSPRPWRWHGKAYIGAIHGLIGIITQVVLTNPPKYAEKMETDLAVLLTYQYDSGNFPSSVPPERDRLVQVCHGAPGVVNSLLSIRHYFPNLKEKIDKAIQKGRECVLERGLLTKEPCLCHGISGNALCLEDKEFEHFLTYTTGHEMKSMEKDGMLEKSSAPESLFFGEAGRAWTWAVADKGLEKRILGYNDL, from the exons ATGCCGCCGCGATACTTCAAGAACGATGCGCCGCTGGCTCGGCGAG ATCCTCGTCGGCAGCTCGAAGCATCACTCACGCGACTCGTCAACGAACACCCTCCGTCCGAGATCAAGCCTGGCGGCGGCCTCTTCAAGGGCCCCGTCAGTGTCGCCTACACTTTCCTCGTCCTCCAGCAAATGTACCCAGATCTCGTCATCGAAAGCGTCGCGTTAGGAACATGGTCAGCCGCCTACCTCAAACAAGCCCAAGACAACATTGCGCAATACCCAGGCCCTTCGGCGGGCAAGTGTGGAATCACAGATGATATTCTGAGTCTTCTCGCGATCGGAGCAGCAAGCAGCAAAGATGCGGACATGGTTGCGAATCTATGCGACTATTCGGCGGAAGCGATTGACCCCGACACTGAGAATGAGCTGCTGTATGGCCGAGCTGGATACCTCTACCTCCTGCGTATGGTCAAGGCCAGCTTCATCGACGACGAGAAGACATTGCAGCTTATCACAGACACCCAGGACGATGTAATTGACACCATCCTCGACTCCCCTCGACCCTGGCGATGGCATGGCAAGGCATACATCGGCGCTATCCATGGTCTCATCGGCATCATCACGCAAGTCGTGCTCACAAATCCTCCAAAGTACGCAGAGAAGATGGAAACAGACCTCGCCGTACTTCTCACGTACCAATACGACAGCGGGAACTTCCCCTCCAGCGTCCCTCCCGAGCGTGATCGCTTGGTACAAGTCTGCCACGGCGCACCAGGTGTCGTCAACTCCCTGCTCAGCATTCGCCACTACTTCCCGAATTTGAAGGAGAAGATCGACAAAGCGATCCAGAAGGGCAGAGAGTGCGTGCTGGAGCGCGGACTACTCACGAAAGAGCCATGCCTATGCCACGGTATTTCTGGCAACGCGCTGTGtctcgaggacaaggagtTTGAGCATTTCTTGACTTACACCACTGGACATGAGATGAAGTCGATGGAGAAGGATGGCATGCTTGAGAAGAGCTCGGCGCCGGAATCGTTGTTCTTTGGCGAGGCGGGTAGGGCTTGGACGTGGGCTGTCGCAGACAAGGGTTTGGAGAAGAGGATCCTTGGGTACAATGATCTCTAG
- a CDS encoding N-glycosylase/DNA lyase, with the protein MGALNLAEWQKLPTSLSELCINTTLRCGQSFRWRKNDAGVWSMALHNRILSLYQDPEHLYYRAIRPSQSPLQAPPTPPSSKPPSIPENDKDDDTLDLLKHYFNLNLNSTRLYEQWSASDSNFGKKAPTFTGIRIMNQDAWEALIGFICSSNNNISRISQMVHKLCIHYGPLLGHLDDHDHPYHDFPTPAALAQDGVEAKLRALGFGYRAKYIHQTAQMVHAKGDAWLDSLRNPECPIFGIEAAPAGDWNVSGREGYRAAHSALLDLQGVGPKVADCVCLMGLGWGEAVPVDTHVWQIAQRDYKFGKGKHASLTKATYDAIGDKFRGLWGQEAGWAQSVLFTANLRAFSEQLNAKEEKVEVKEEVTVKLEEGETVVEDVERREKVLQKVVKREREEEERQVLEVEEKVVRSKRRRRN; encoded by the coding sequence ATGGGTGCACTAAACCTCGCAGAATGGCAGAAGCTGCCAACAAGCCTCTCAGAACTCTGCATCAACACAACTCTCCGCTGTGGCCAATCCTTCCGATGGCGCAAGAACGATGCAGGCGTCTGGTCAATGGCCCTCCATAACCGAATCCTGTCCCTCTACCAGGACCCGGAGCATCTATACTACCGCGCAATCCGGCCCTCCCAATCCCCTCTTCAGGCACCTCCCACGCCACCATCCTCCAAACCACCATCAATCCCCGAGAACGACAAGGACGATGATACTCTCGACCTCTTGAAGCATTACTTCAATCTCAATCTCAACTCCACAAGATTGTATGAGCAATGGAGTGCATCCGACTCCAACTTCGGCAAGAAAGCACCGACATTCACAGGCATTCGAATCATGAACCAAGACGCCTGGGAAGCGCTCATCGGCTTCATCTGCAGCAGCAACAACAACATCTCCCGCATCTCCCAAATGGTCCACAAGCTCTGCATCCACTACGGTCCTCTCCTAGGCCACCTAGACGACCACGACCACCCATACCACGACTTCCCCACCCCTGCAGCCCTCGCCCAGGACGGCGTAGAAGCCAAGCTCCGAGCGCTAGGCTTCGGCTACCGGGCGAAATACATCCACCAAACAGCACAAATGGTCCACGCCAAAGGCGACGCATGGCTAGACTCGCTCCGGAATCCAGAGTGTCCTATCTTCGGCATTGAGGCAGCGCCAGCTGGTGACTGGAACGTCTCAGGGCGAGAAGGCTACCGTGCCGCCCACTCAGCCCTCCTAGACCTCCAAGGCGTCGGCCCCAAAGTCGCAGACTGCGTCTGTCTCATGGGTCTAGGCTGGGGCGAAGCCGTGCCAGTCGACACCCACGTCTGGCAGATTGCGCAGCGGGACTATAAATTCGGGAAGGGGAAGCATGCGAGTTTGACGAAGGCGACGTATGATGCCATTGGGGATAAATTTCGGGGTCTGTGGGGACAGGAGGCGGGGTGGGCGCAGAGTGTGTTGTTTACGGCGAATTTGAGGGCTTTTAGTGAGCAGCTCAATGCGAAGGAGGAGAAGGTGGAGGTAAAGGAGGAGGTTACGGTGAAGTTAGAGGAGGGGGAGACGGTGGTTGAGGATGTggagaggagggagaaggTTTTGCAGAAGGTGGTTAAGAGGGAGCGTGAGGAGGAGGAAAGGCAGGTGCTTGAGGTCGAGGAGAAGGTCGTGAGGTCGAAGCGGAGGAGGAGGAACTGA
- a CDS encoding Cytochrome P450 monooxygenase ppsD produces MLYLAVAVLFLLGIAFIVATLQHRTASRLPPGPKALPIIGNFFDLPPANTCLWDFWLRHAPIYGPISYLSVFGDEMVILNNLSTATELLEKQSSISADRFQQVFFSQMCGWGGLFGFLPVGRSWKVGRRLFHSTIGTPQNVARFVPIQDSETHRFLARVLKDPDHLFQHVRAEAAAIILRMTYGYTIHSIPPDPLTTVVDEAFRQAGHAGQPGVWLVDLVPALKYLPDWCPGTSFRKTAKPAAFVKQQMRTNSHERSFLSTVYEQAADNMSAEDETIALWTAGSLYAGAADTTVSTLYAFFVLMAIHPEIQQRAQTEIDEAVGTQQLPGINDRQNLPYVEALIKETLRWHPVAPTGIPHLMTANGTCAGCDIPKGANVIANLWAIGRDPDVYTDANTFYRDRFLGPSPETDPRSFVFGFGRRICPGKLMADQTLFLTISRALAVFNICKAIDDDGVVIETLLEFEPGLVSQPKAVQLDIKARSPGHEALIREVEVLHPWQKSHAEELRGITSW; encoded by the exons ATGCTTTATCTAGCAGTCGCAGTGCTCTTTCTACTTGGCATCGCATTCATAGTTGCAACACTGCAACATCGGACGGCATCACGACTGCCGCCTGGTCCGAAGGCCTTGCCTATCATCGGCAATTTCTTTGACCTACCACCAGCCAACACTTGTCTCTGGGACTTTTGGCTGAGACATGCACCTATCTATG GTCCAATAAGCTACTTGTCTGTCTTCGGCGATGAGATGGTCATTCTGAACAACCTTTCTACGGCGACTGAGCTACTGGAGAAGCAGTCATCGATCAGCGCTGATCGATTCCAACAGGTCTTCTTTAGTCAAAT GTGCGGTTGGGGTGGGCTGTTCGGCTTCCTGCCAGTTGGTCGAAGCTGGAAAGTAGGAAGGAGACTGTTCCATTCGACCATCGGCACGCCTCAAAACGTAGCTCGCTTCGTCCCTATTCAAGACAGCGAGACTCACCGGTTCCTCGCGCGAGTCCTCAAAGATCCGGACCATCTCTTCCAGCATGTCAGAGC AGAGGCCGCTGCCATCATCTTACGGATGACCTACGGCTACACCATCCATTCCATCCCACCGGATCCTCTTACCACGGTCGTAGACGAAGCTTTCCGGCAGGCTGGTCATGCTGGTCAACCTGGTGTCTGGCTTGTAGATCTGGTGCCTGCCC TGAAATACCTGCCGGACTGGTGCCCTGGCACGTCTTTCAGAAAGACTGCGAA GCCTGCTGCTTTCGTCAAGCAGCAGATGAGAACTAACAGCCATGAACGTTCGTTCTTATCGACCGTGTACGAGCAGGCTGCCGATAACATGAGTGCTGAGGATGAGACGATCGCTTTGTGGACTGCTGGATCGTTGTATGCGGGAGCTGCAGATACG ACCGTCAGTACGCTCTACGCCTTCTTCGTGCTGATGGCTATACATCCCGAGATACAGCAGCGAGCTCAGACCGAAATCGACGAAGCCGTGGGAACTCAGCAATTACCTGGCATCAACGATCGTCAGAACTTGCCATATGTCGAAGCTTTGATCAAGGAGACCCTTCGTTGGCATCCTGTGGCGCCAACAGGGATTCCACATCTGATGACTGCAAACGGGACTTGTGCAGGCTGCGATATTCCGAAAGGAGCCAATGTTATCGCCAATCTTTG GGCTATCGGACGAGATCCTGACGTCTACACTGATGCAAATACCTTCTACCGGGACCGCTTTCTGGGCCCGTCTCCAGAGACAGATCCACGGTCTTTCGTCTTTGGCTTCGGGAGACGTATTTGCCCTGGGAAATTAATGGCTGACCAGACTCTGTTCCTCACGATCTCGCGGGCACTGGCTGTCTTTAACATTTGCAAGGCGATTGATGACGATGGCGTAGTCATTGAGACCCTCCTCGAATTCGAGCCTGGGCTTGTGAGTCAGCCGAAAGCGGTCCAGCTTGACATCAAGGCGAGGAGTCCGGGGCATGAAGCGCTTATCAGGGAGGTGGAAGTATTGCATCCTTGGCAGAAGAGTCATGCTGAGGAACTGAGGGGCATTACGAGCTGGTGA
- a CDS encoding 25S rRNA (adenine-N(1))-methyltransferase, giving the protein MFAVKGWSVDASSLKPQTQVFQSNANGEGGKKRKRDHREAQTKKEKKRLKREQDAINDPNKVALGERKPKGGDESGDAVEGGGAEDATPQDDAEVDEATAKKNKKKEKNERQQKQKSEQQSINDKAQHAKSKDAPKSDSKTASAVPAVPSLPTGAKLTPMQAAMRQKLVSARFRHLNQTLYTEPSAKALQLFAQNPEMFDDYHSGFRQQVQVWPQNPVDTFISTIRTRGKVRVFSHKKTFKDQKRKSGGATESEAAPSGDIAALPRTQGTCIIADIGCGDARLAQTLKESGDGQKLQLKVLSYDLHSPSKLVTKADASSLPAADGSVDIAIFCLALMGTNWISFIEEAYRILHWKGELWVAEIKSRFGRVGRANKPVEHSVGGKRKQAVLMKQHEKKKKEQEEVNEEQALAVEVDGVETKNEETDVGAFVDVLRRRGFVLKTGEASIDLSNKMFVKMDFVKMAQPTKGKNFKEDAAGAKPAERFRKTKAKFLDEDMDDVATEDEAKTLKPCLYKIR; this is encoded by the coding sequence ATGTTCGCAGTCAAAGGGTGGAGCGTGGATGCGAGCTCGCTGAAGCCTCAGACGCAGGTCTTCCAGTCGAACGCAAATGGAGAGGGAGGCAAGAAGAGGAAGCGGGATCACCGCGAAGCCCAGACGAAGAAAGAGAAGAAGCGACTGAAGCGGGAGCAAGATGCCATCAACGATCCGAACAAGGTCGCGCTGGGTGAGAGGAAGCCGAAGGGCGGAGACGAGAGTGGGGATGCAGTGGAAGGAGGAGGCGCCGAGGATGCTACACCACAGGACGATGCAGAAGTCGACGAGGCAACGGCAAAGAAGAACaagaagaaggagaagaaCGAGCGCCAGCAGAAGCAGAAGTCCGAGCAGCAGTCTATCAATGACAAGGCTCAGCACGCAAAATCCAAGGATGCGCCGAAGAGCGACAGCAAAACGGCATCAGCGGTTCCAGCAGTACCCTCTCTACCCACTGGCGCAAAGCTCACCCCGATGCAAGCGGCAATGCGACAGAAGCTCGTATCAGCACGATTCCGACACCTCAATCAGACTCTATACACTGAACCCTCGGCCAAGGCTCTGCAACTCTTCGCGCAAAACCCTGAGATGTTCGACGACTACCACTCAGGATTCCGCCAACAGGTCCAAGTCTGGCCACAGAATCCCGTCGACACCTTCATCTCTACGATCAGAACACGCGGCAAAGTCCGAGTCTTCTCCCACAAGAAGACCTTCAAGGACCAGAAACGGAAAAGTGGAGGCGCAACAGAATCCGAGGCGGCACCAAGTGGCGACATAGCAGCGCTGCCACGAACACAAGGAACGTGTATTATCGCAGACATAGGCTGTGGTGACGCGCGCCTTGCACAGACGTTAAAGGAGTCCGGCGACGGCCAGAAGCTCCAACTCAAAGTCCTCTCCTACGACTTGCACTCCCCGTCCAAACTCGTCACAAAAGCCGACGCCTCATCCCTCCCTGCAGCAGACGGCTCCGTGGACATCGCAATTTTCTGCCTAGCGCTCATGGGCACCAATTGGATTTCCTTCATCGAAGAAGCCTATCGGATCCTCCACTGGAAGGGCGAGCTCTGGGTTGCCGAGATCAAGTCCCGCTTCGGTCGAGTAGGCCGCGCGAACAAGCCGGTCGAGCACAGCGTTGGTGGAAAGAGGAAACAGGCTGTGCTGATGAAGCAGcacgagaagaagaagaaagAGCAGGAGGAGGTCAACGAGGAGCAAGCCCTAGCAGTTGAGGTTGATGGTGTGGAGACGAAGAATGAGGAGACTGATGTGGGAGCTTTTGTGGATGTACTACGGAGGAGAGGGTTCGTGTTGAAGACTGGGGAGGCGAGTATTGATTTGAGTAACAAGATGTTTGTCAAGATGGACTTTGTGAAGATGGCGCAGCCGACGAAGGGGAAGAATTTCAAAGAAGATGCAGCGGGAGCGAAGCCGGCGGAGAGATTCAGGAAGACGAAGGCGAAGTTTCTGGATGAGGATATGGATGATGTTGCGACGGAGGATGAGGCGAAGACGTTGAAGCCGTGTTTGTATAAGATCAGGTAG